The following proteins are co-located in the Echinicola sp. 20G genome:
- a CDS encoding site-specific integrase, protein MKVCNTFGIHFIVRKSRSKAGMCQIYVRISLNGSRREISLKKFVKESEWDKNRGKLRGNRRNVSETNFFIEEVRNQVYEAYHELANKRRSFHIDDLKNYYLRGGEEEYTLLRLMEYHNLTSANTLSKGSLKNYRTTEKYLKMYFKDWLRVSDVFLSEINYRFLSDFEFFLRKSFPKEGNKGLSNNGIMKHLVRLKKLSSFGERLEWLEKDPFAKYQIKFDKVERGFLDQDELELIENTDFELPRLNLAKDLFVFSCYTGLSYVDIMNLKQIHFIRGIDGGKWIYTTRQKTGVKVKIPILPFAERIVEKYKQDCRALDRGTIFPYASNQKLNKNLKDIAAACGLNKYLTFHLARHTFATTITLLNGVPIETVSKVLGHTKITTTQIYAKVVESKVGDDMDKLRTILSRKEREQKEEKNQMYHNRGDSR, encoded by the coding sequence ATGAAAGTTTGTAACACATTTGGAATTCACTTTATTGTTAGGAAATCTAGAAGCAAGGCCGGTATGTGCCAAATTTATGTAAGAATTAGTCTCAATGGATCTAGAAGAGAAATTTCCCTAAAAAAGTTTGTTAAAGAGAGTGAATGGGACAAAAATAGAGGGAAGTTAAGAGGGAATCGTAGAAATGTATCCGAAACTAATTTCTTTATTGAAGAGGTTAGGAACCAGGTTTATGAAGCCTATCATGAATTGGCCAATAAAAGGCGGTCATTCCATATCGATGATCTTAAGAATTATTATTTAAGGGGTGGGGAGGAAGAGTATACTTTGTTGCGGTTGATGGAATATCATAATCTTACTTCTGCCAATACACTTTCAAAAGGAAGTTTAAAAAACTATAGGACCACGGAAAAATACCTTAAGATGTATTTTAAGGATTGGTTAAGAGTTTCGGATGTTTTTTTAAGTGAAATCAACTACCGTTTTTTATCTGATTTTGAGTTTTTCCTAAGAAAGTCTTTTCCAAAAGAAGGAAATAAGGGGCTGAGCAATAATGGGATTATGAAGCATCTTGTAAGGCTTAAAAAGCTATCCTCCTTTGGGGAAAGGTTGGAGTGGTTGGAAAAAGATCCTTTTGCTAAGTACCAGATTAAATTTGATAAAGTAGAGAGAGGATTTTTGGATCAGGATGAATTGGAGCTTATTGAAAATACTGATTTTGAACTCCCAAGACTAAATCTGGCTAAAGATCTTTTTGTATTTAGTTGTTATACTGGACTATCTTATGTGGATATTATGAATTTGAAGCAGATACATTTTATCCGTGGAATAGATGGCGGAAAATGGATTTATACCACTAGGCAAAAAACTGGTGTAAAAGTCAAGATTCCAATCTTGCCATTTGCTGAAAGGATAGTTGAGAAATATAAACAAGATTGTAGGGCATTGGATAGAGGAACAATTTTTCCATATGCCAGCAACCAAAAGCTTAATAAAAATTTGAAGGATATTGCAGCAGCATGCGGACTAAATAAGTACCTTACCTTTCATTTGGCCAGACATACATTTGCAACAACAATTACATTACTAAATGGAGTACCCATAGAAACGGTGAGTAAGGTTTTGGGACACACCAAAATTACTACAACCCAAATTTATGCGAAAGTAGTGGAATCAAAGGTCGGAGATGATATGGATAAATTAAGGACGATTTTATCAAGGAAAGAGCGAGAACAGAAGGAGGAAAAAAATCAAATGTACCATAATAGGGGTGATTCTCGGTAG
- a CDS encoding helix-turn-helix domain-containing protein, translated as MNIDFITKQDLVDFKDEFFKELESLMKKQSGTPNKRWLKSYEVRELLGISPGTLQNLRVNGTLPFTKVGGLMFYDFQDVRRLMESGK; from the coding sequence ATGAACATTGATTTTATAACAAAACAGGATTTGGTGGATTTCAAAGATGAATTTTTTAAAGAATTGGAATCCTTGATGAAAAAACAATCAGGAACTCCTAATAAAAGGTGGTTGAAATCCTATGAAGTAAGAGAGTTGTTAGGCATCTCACCTGGCACCCTACAGAATTTAAGGGTTAATGGAACGCTGCCATTTACTAAAGTTGGAGGCTTAATGTTTTATGATTTTCAGGATGTAAGGAGGCTGATGGAAAGTGGGAAATGA
- a CDS encoding aldo/keto reductase, which translates to MTQIGLGLAALGRPEYINVRFDQNIDKSFGAFQYKTMEVLDRAYAGGIRYFDTAPSYGKGEQFLLEWHQSHQHPDVLIGTKWGYTYKANWELGYEGAHEVKEHSLVKLKEQWAFSKQFLPSLGIYQIHSATFESGVLENRDVHKELLRIKQETGVKIGMSTSGKSQSEILKAAMEIKVDGEILFDSFQVTFNILEQSTFSVLKAAQKLGKTVIIKEGLANGRIFPNSRFKHYAERYDILKKLATHYHVGVDALALRFIMDFLHPDYVLSGAGNTKQLEENLMANQIQLSDSDLRLMREMEESVDSYWGERSSLKWN; encoded by the coding sequence ATGACACAAATAGGGTTAGGCTTGGCGGCTCTTGGGAGGCCTGAATACATCAACGTTAGGTTCGATCAGAATATAGATAAATCTTTTGGTGCTTTTCAGTATAAAACAATGGAAGTATTGGATAGGGCCTATGCCGGTGGAATTCGGTATTTCGACACTGCCCCTTCCTATGGTAAAGGAGAACAGTTTTTATTGGAATGGCACCAAAGTCATCAGCATCCTGATGTCCTTATAGGCACCAAATGGGGATATACCTATAAGGCGAACTGGGAATTGGGGTATGAGGGCGCACATGAAGTAAAGGAACATTCTTTGGTTAAGCTTAAAGAGCAATGGGCATTTTCAAAGCAATTTCTGCCTTCATTGGGTATTTATCAGATTCACTCCGCTACCTTTGAATCTGGCGTGCTTGAAAATAGAGATGTTCATAAGGAGCTATTAAGAATTAAGCAGGAAACTGGGGTTAAAATAGGAATGAGTACCAGTGGTAAATCCCAGAGTGAAATTCTGAAAGCTGCGATGGAAATCAAAGTGGATGGAGAAATCCTTTTTGATAGTTTTCAAGTAACCTTTAACATATTGGAGCAAAGTACATTTTCAGTCTTGAAAGCTGCTCAGAAACTTGGTAAAACCGTCATTATCAAGGAAGGTTTGGCCAATGGAAGGATTTTTCCTAATTCGCGTTTCAAGCATTATGCTGAAAGGTATGATATACTCAAGAAATTAGCTACACATTATCATGTGGGAGTAGATGCATTGGCGCTTCGGTTTATTATGGATTTTCTTCACCCAGATTATGTCTTGAGTGGGGCAGGAAATACAAAGCAACTGGAGGAAAACCTTATGGCCAATCAAATTCAACTTAGTGATTCAGATCTTCGGCTTATGCGAGAAATGGAAGAAAGTGTTGATTCCTATTGGGGTGAAAGAAGCTCATTGAAATGGAATTAG